In uncultured Bacteroides sp., the following proteins share a genomic window:
- a CDS encoding glycoside hydrolase family 27 protein, with product MNRVLLSILALFISICAFPQKFDNLGKTPQMGWNSWNAFGTKIDEKLVKDMADAFVTLGLKDAGYEYILLDDGWMDMQRDAQGNFVPNPEKFPNGIKELADYVHSKGLKFGLYSCVGDKTCAGYPGSRGHEFQDALKFAEWGVDYLKYDWCYAGQMNAKEAYTTMRDALYAAKHPVYFSICEWGDNQPWEWAKEVGHSWRTTGDINNCFNGSKDRYGVMQILNLRDQEKLRKVAGPGHWNDMDMMEIGNGGLTHFEEETHFALWAILNSPLILGNDLRTISKETLEIVKNKDIIAVSQDSLGIQGFKYKTIQDNIEIWVKPLANNEWAVCFFNCSDNPAELNFDWNGQTIKDSIYNLEISFSDKFVYKMRNLYTHKETGKTNKVLKSKLEKNQSLVLRLYK from the coding sequence ATGAATAGAGTATTATTATCAATTTTAGCTTTGTTTATATCAATATGTGCATTCCCACAGAAATTTGATAATTTAGGTAAAACGCCGCAAATGGGTTGGAACAGTTGGAATGCTTTCGGAACAAAAATTGATGAAAAGCTAGTAAAAGATATGGCCGATGCATTTGTAACTCTTGGATTAAAAGATGCGGGCTATGAATATATATTATTAGATGATGGATGGATGGATATGCAGCGTGATGCTCAGGGCAACTTTGTTCCTAATCCTGAAAAATTCCCAAATGGAATAAAAGAATTGGCTGATTATGTTCATTCTAAAGGTTTGAAATTTGGGCTATATAGTTGTGTTGGAGATAAAACCTGTGCTGGATATCCTGGAAGTAGAGGACATGAATTTCAGGATGCTTTAAAATTCGCTGAATGGGGAGTTGATTATTTAAAATATGATTGGTGCTATGCTGGACAGATGAATGCAAAAGAAGCCTATACTACAATGAGAGATGCACTTTATGCTGCAAAACATCCTGTTTATTTTAGTATTTGTGAATGGGGGGATAACCAACCTTGGGAATGGGCTAAAGAAGTTGGCCATAGCTGGAGAACAACCGGTGATATAAATAATTGCTTTAATGGCTCTAAAGATAGATATGGAGTAATGCAAATATTAAATCTGAGAGATCAGGAAAAACTTAGAAAAGTTGCTGGTCCTGGCCATTGGAATGATATGGATATGATGGAAATAGGCAATGGTGGACTTACTCATTTTGAAGAAGAAACACATTTTGCACTTTGGGCAATATTAAATTCTCCTTTAATCTTAGGAAATGATCTGAGAACCATCTCTAAAGAGACCTTGGAAATTGTAAAAAATAAAGATATTATAGCTGTAAGTCAGGATTCTCTTGGAATTCAAGGATTTAAATATAAAACAATTCAGGATAATATTGAAATATGGGTTAAACCGTTAGCTAATAATGAATGGGCTGTTTGTTTCTTCAATTGTTCGGATAATCCTGCTGAATTAAATTTTGACTGGAACGGACAAACTATTAAAGACAGCATTTACAATCTTGAGATCTCTTTTTCTGATAAGTTTGTTTATAAAATGAGAAATTTGTATACCCATAAAGAAACAGGAAAAACAAATAAAGTTTTGAAATCAAAATTAGAAAAGAATCAATCATTAGTCTTGAGGTTGTATAAATGA
- a CDS encoding TonB-dependent receptor, protein MKRRKKLLGSFQHLKVGLLFMLMCISVLTAYAQSGTVKGVVFDETGTPFMGASVSEKGTKNGTITDIDGKFTISVKNLRSSVLRFSFIGCKTVEESVNGRRSINATLETTATTLDEVVAIGYGSVKKRDLTGSVSSVRSEELLRTSPSSINQALQGKMAGVQVSQSDGAPGAGISIQIRGANSFTTSSEPLYVIDGVPFNSGSAPGTDYATKQTNNPLNLINPRDVKSIEVLKDASSTAIYGSRGANGVILITTKSGYEGKTKVELSANYGISKPVKLIKVLDAATYAEFRNEGTRNGYIYDGKDFVDENNLPFPIPGRYSYVTEKNPITGLISKVDSTYLPSPQDYRDGYMNNGTNWQDQIFQTALTQDYNLSVSGGDKKGQYMFSLGMLDQQGNIVNSYYKRYSIRSNISRKVTDWFEFGNNLTASKSKNRMARTNTETFGIVNDAISFNPTRNLLDPNKPSGYSEDYANGLSNPYLYVHQAKNLLESLNIYNSSYAQITFAKFLNFRQNLGYGYSQDKRNQYYNRYISGGMAPTNGYASQTDSYYESVTAESMLTFNKDFDKIHHVDAVLGWSYESVNWGSKGMSGHGFANDLNEEYNMGAALFQDPNTSDKGACSLMSYLGRVNYILMDKYLFTTSFRRDGSSRLANNRWSNFASAALAWRLSEEKFIKNLGIFDVLKLRLSYGQTGNQGINSYATRSRMTIQQYPNDGSLNNGFAEDRWGGPAAPNLKWETTTQYNAGIDLGFLNNRVNFVIDAYRKKTSDLLQYVYIPMGTGFSTIASNSGHVENKGLEIAGNFFLVDKKDFNWKLDANISFNRNTINGLNADQFSNVCWGLESMFLRRNGKSIGVIYGYQEDGYYDNEAEVRADPLYKNEKDESKFKKMIGQVKYKDINGDGVIDATADKTIIGNTNPDFTYGFTNSFTYKNFSLSFFFQGTKGNDILNVNLKDYDMASTTNMPKFVWDNRWTENNRANAQFPRADFTYTRSLKASDRYVEDGSYLRLKNLSIGYRLIHPIKEIEAMNLTVAVNNLFTISQYRWYDPDVNTFGSDTSRRGVDMDSYPSARTINLGIQLTF, encoded by the coding sequence ATGAAAAGAAGAAAAAAATTATTAGGATCTTTCCAACATCTGAAAGTAGGTTTACTTTTTATGTTGATGTGTATCTCTGTATTGACAGCATATGCTCAATCGGGGACTGTGAAAGGAGTCGTTTTTGATGAAACTGGTACACCTTTTATGGGTGCAAGCGTTTCAGAAAAAGGAACAAAAAATGGAACTATTACTGATATTGATGGTAAATTCACAATTAGTGTCAAGAATCTGAGAAGTTCTGTTTTAAGATTCTCTTTTATTGGTTGCAAAACAGTAGAAGAGTCTGTAAATGGGCGCAGATCTATTAATGCTACATTAGAGACAACAGCCACTACTCTTGATGAAGTTGTTGCTATTGGATATGGTAGCGTAAAAAAAAGAGATTTGACGGGTTCTGTATCTTCTGTGAGAAGTGAAGAATTATTAAGAACAAGTCCTTCAAGCATTAATCAGGCATTGCAAGGGAAAATGGCAGGCGTTCAGGTTAGCCAATCTGATGGTGCTCCAGGTGCTGGCATTAGTATTCAGATTCGTGGAGCAAATTCATTTACTACAAGTTCAGAACCCCTATATGTTATTGATGGAGTACCATTTAATTCAGGTTCAGCTCCTGGTACTGATTATGCTACTAAACAAACCAACAATCCATTGAATCTGATTAATCCACGTGATGTAAAATCTATTGAAGTATTAAAAGATGCCTCTTCAACTGCAATATATGGTTCTCGTGGTGCTAATGGTGTTATCTTAATTACGACCAAAAGTGGTTATGAAGGCAAAACTAAAGTTGAATTAAGTGCAAATTATGGAATATCTAAACCTGTAAAGTTGATTAAAGTACTGGATGCTGCAACTTATGCTGAATTTAGAAATGAAGGAACCAGGAATGGTTATATTTACGACGGAAAAGATTTTGTAGATGAGAATAATTTGCCATTTCCTATTCCCGGACGTTATAGCTATGTTACAGAAAAAAATCCAATAACAGGTCTAATATCTAAAGTTGATAGTACGTATTTGCCAAGTCCACAGGATTATAGAGATGGTTATATGAATAACGGAACTAACTGGCAAGATCAGATATTCCAAACAGCTCTAACCCAGGATTACAATTTGAGTGTGTCTGGTGGAGATAAGAAAGGACAATATATGTTTTCACTTGGAATGCTTGATCAACAGGGAAATATAGTCAATTCATATTATAAAAGATACAGTATACGATCAAATATAAGTCGCAAGGTTACGGATTGGTTCGAGTTTGGTAATAATCTTACCGCTTCAAAATCTAAGAATCGTATGGCGAGAACCAATACTGAAACTTTTGGTATTGTAAATGACGCGATATCTTTTAATCCAACAAGAAATCTTTTAGACCCCAATAAGCCATCTGGTTACTCAGAAGATTATGCAAATGGATTATCCAATCCGTACCTTTATGTTCATCAAGCAAAAAATTTATTAGAGTCTTTGAACATATATAATTCGTCATATGCTCAGATAACATTTGCTAAGTTTCTTAATTTCAGACAAAATCTAGGATATGGATATAGCCAGGATAAACGTAATCAGTATTATAACAGATATATTAGCGGAGGTATGGCGCCAACCAATGGTTATGCTTCTCAAACTGATTCATATTATGAAAGTGTTACAGCAGAATCAATGTTGACATTTAATAAGGATTTTGATAAAATACATCATGTTGACGCTGTGCTCGGTTGGTCATATGAAAGTGTTAATTGGGGTTCTAAAGGAATGAGTGGACATGGATTTGCGAATGACCTTAATGAAGAATATAACATGGGAGCAGCTCTTTTTCAAGATCCCAATACTTCTGATAAAGGAGCATGTTCTTTAATGTCTTATCTAGGCCGTGTAAATTATATTTTAATGGATAAATATTTGTTTACAACATCTTTCCGTAGAGATGGCTCCAGCCGTTTAGCTAATAATCGTTGGTCTAATTTTGCTTCAGCTGCTTTGGCTTGGCGTTTGTCAGAAGAAAAGTTTATTAAAAATCTGGGCATTTTTGATGTACTGAAATTACGTTTGAGCTATGGACAAACAGGAAATCAAGGGATTAATTCTTATGCAACCCGTTCAAGAATGACTATACAGCAGTATCCTAATGATGGGTCTCTAAATAATGGATTTGCTGAAGATCGATGGGGAGGTCCAGCTGCTCCAAATTTGAAGTGGGAAACTACAACACAATATAATGCTGGTATCGATCTTGGATTTTTAAATAATCGTGTGAATTTTGTGATAGATGCTTACAGAAAGAAAACATCTGATTTATTACAATATGTATATATACCAATGGGTACAGGGTTCTCCACTATAGCTTCTAACTCTGGACATGTAGAAAATAAGGGTTTAGAAATTGCTGGAAATTTTTTCCTTGTTGATAAAAAAGATTTTAATTGGAAGTTGGATGCAAATATATCTTTCAATAGAAATACAATAAACGGATTGAATGCTGATCAATTTTCAAATGTTTGTTGGGGATTGGAAAGTATGTTCCTGAGAAGAAATGGTAAGTCTATTGGTGTTATTTATGGTTATCAGGAAGATGGATACTATGATAATGAAGCAGAGGTTAGAGCTGATCCATTATATAAAAACGAAAAGGATGAAAGTAAATTTAAAAAAATGATTGGCCAGGTTAAGTATAAAGATATTAATGGAGATGGAGTTATTGATGCTACTGCAGATAAAACCATTATCGGAAATACAAATCCCGACTTTACTTATGGTTTTACAAATTCATTTACATATAAGAATTTCTCATTAAGTTTTTTCTTTCAAGGAACTAAAGGCAATGATATTCTAAATGTAAATTTGAAAGATTACGATATGGCTTCAACAACAAATATGCCAAAATTTGTTTGGGATAACAGGTGGACTGAAAACAACAGAGCTAATGCGCAGTTCCCTCGTGCAGATTTTACGTATACTCGAAGCCTGAAAGCATCTGACAGATATGTTGAAGACGGGTCTTATTTACGTTTGAAGAATTTAAGTATTGGTTACCGCTTGATACATCCGATAAAAGAAATTGAAGCAATGAACCTAACTGTTGCTGTTAATAATCTTTTCACAATTTCACAATATCGTTGGTATGATCCAGATGTAAACACCTTTGGTAGTGATACATCTCGTAGAGGTGTAGATATGGATTCATATCCAAGTGCAAGAACAATTAATCTGGGCATTCAGTTAACTTTTTAA
- a CDS encoding AGE family epimerase/isomerase, with protein sequence MDFKSLAKQYKDELLNSVLPFWLENSQDKEFGGYFSCLDRDGSVFDTDKFIWLQGREVWMFSMLYNKVEKKQEWLDCAVQGGEFLKKYGHDGNYNWYFSLDRQGNPLIEPYNIFSYTFATMAFGQLSLATGNKEYAEIAKKTFDIILSKVDNPKGKWNKVHPGTRDLKNFALPMILCNLALEIEPLLDKDFLNKTIETCVHEVMDVFYRPELGGIIIENVTTDGELSDTFDGRLVNPGHSIEAMWFIMDLGKRLNRPDLIEKAKDITLTMLNYGWDKEFGGIYYFMDRLGHPTQQLEWDQKLWWVHIETMISLLKGYQLTGSKECLEWFEKVHNYVWTHFKDPEYPEWYGYLNRRGEVLLPLKGGKWKGCFHVPRGLYQCWQVLEQLE encoded by the coding sequence ATGGACTTTAAAAGTTTGGCAAAACAATACAAAGATGAACTCTTGAACAGTGTTCTTCCTTTCTGGCTCGAAAACTCACAGGACAAAGAGTTTGGAGGTTATTTTAGTTGCTTGGATAGAGACGGTTCTGTTTTTGATACCGACAAGTTTATATGGCTCCAAGGCCGTGAAGTGTGGATGTTTTCCATGCTGTATAATAAAGTAGAAAAAAAGCAAGAATGGTTGGATTGTGCTGTGCAGGGAGGCGAATTCCTGAAGAAATACGGTCACGATGGTAATTATAACTGGTATTTTTCTCTTGATAGACAAGGAAATCCCTTGATTGAGCCTTACAATATTTTCTCGTATACTTTTGCCACGATGGCTTTCGGACAACTCAGTCTGGCTACTGGTAATAAGGAATATGCTGAGATTGCGAAAAAAACGTTTGATATCATTCTTTCCAAAGTAGATAATCCTAAAGGCAAATGGAACAAAGTACATCCAGGTACTCGCGATTTGAAGAACTTTGCCCTGCCAATGATCCTTTGTAATTTGGCATTAGAAATAGAACCATTGTTGGATAAAGATTTTCTGAATAAGACTATTGAAACATGTGTCCATGAAGTGATGGATGTCTTTTATCGTCCGGAACTGGGAGGAATTATCATTGAAAATGTAACCACAGATGGTGAACTGTCCGATACCTTTGACGGACGTTTGGTTAATCCGGGACATTCTATCGAAGCCATGTGGTTTATCATGGACCTTGGAAAACGACTTAATCGTCCCGACCTTATAGAGAAAGCAAAAGATATTACTCTTACCATGTTAAACTACGGATGGGATAAAGAATTTGGCGGTATCTATTACTTTATGGATCGCCTGGGACATCCTACACAACAATTAGAATGGGATCAAAAACTTTGGTGGGTACATATTGAAACTATGATCTCTCTGCTTAAAGGTTACCAGTTAACTGGCTCAAAAGAATGTCTGGAATGGTTCGAGAAGGTGCACAATTATGTATGGACTCACTTTAAAGATCCCGAATACCCTGAATGGTATGGTTATCTCAACCGTCGCGGAGAAGTACTTCTTCCTCTCAAAGGTGGTAAATGGAAGGGTTGTTTCCATGTACCTCGCGGACTTTATCAATGCTGGCAGGTGTTGGAACAATTAGAATAA
- a CDS encoding glycan-binding surface protein, translating into MKTKNIKKDVMLIFLALLAITVTSCKNDDNNFPDSPNFSKVTTIKDMSTSITGGSMGDWIAIKGDNLEQADSIMFNDVAAHLKDIYYENNVLYVQVPVKLPSKVTNKVTVKTQGGETAFDFKVNIPNLQLTSMFNEYTLPGDTIKIYGKFLSLYEVNSSNTVVSFGGKESPVIKSTDNYITAKVPLDAQPNVRVKAINKKYNAEAVCPGYYQDKHNVITTFDSDYPYTSSTGQQWVGEWKNPKPTSGKYLRFEVDQATYPSGLGWFYFFTSDVNYTLDMVQHPDKYTLKFELNMNLPIKTTNFFIYYYWAVAPTPMSGESFTVQNMNIWQTVNIPLEKIIPLGYTGTDTSYSLNIRVEDFAPVEQVAMYFDNFRIYQKE; encoded by the coding sequence ATGAAAACGAAAAATATAAAAAAAGATGTAATGTTAATATTTTTAGCATTACTTGCCATCACGGTCACATCGTGCAAAAATGATGATAACAATTTTCCTGATTCACCAAATTTTAGCAAAGTGACAACAATCAAAGATATGTCAACGTCTATTACGGGGGGAAGTATGGGAGATTGGATAGCAATAAAAGGTGATAACCTTGAGCAAGCAGACTCAATAATGTTTAATGATGTAGCTGCACATTTGAAAGATATCTATTACGAGAATAATGTTTTATATGTGCAGGTGCCTGTGAAGTTACCGTCTAAAGTTACAAATAAAGTTACTGTGAAAACACAGGGTGGAGAAACTGCTTTTGATTTCAAAGTGAATATTCCAAATCTCCAGTTGACTAGTATGTTTAATGAATATACTTTACCTGGAGATACAATTAAAATCTATGGAAAATTCCTGTCTCTTTATGAAGTAAATAGTTCAAATACTGTTGTTTCATTTGGAGGTAAAGAAAGTCCTGTAATTAAATCTACCGATAATTATATTACAGCTAAAGTTCCTTTGGATGCTCAGCCAAATGTAAGGGTTAAAGCTATTAATAAGAAGTATAACGCTGAGGCTGTATGTCCCGGTTATTATCAGGATAAACACAATGTTATTACTACTTTTGATTCTGATTATCCTTACACTAGTTCAACTGGTCAACAGTGGGTTGGAGAATGGAAAAATCCTAAACCTACATCAGGTAAATATCTTCGTTTTGAGGTAGATCAGGCTACTTATCCTAGTGGACTAGGTTGGTTCTATTTTTTCACAAGTGATGTAAATTATACCTTAGATATGGTGCAACATCCAGACAAGTATACACTCAAGTTTGAACTTAATATGAACTTGCCAATAAAAACTACAAACTTCTTTATTTACTATTATTGGGCTGTAGCTCCTACTCCAATGAGTGGTGAATCATTTACTGTTCAGAATATGAATATATGGCAAACAGTAAATATTCCATTAGAAAAAATAATCCCACTAGGATATACTGGAACTGACACAAGTTATTCTTTAAATATTCGTGTGGAAGACTTTGCTCCAGTTGAGCAAGTAGCTATGTATTTTGATAATTTCCGTATTTATCAGAAGGAGTAA
- a CDS encoding DUF4434 domain-containing protein, translated as MRRMKKNIVKFKKELFIIFFLIGCFAYSQNTYSGTSCGNGASNKDRDNINGTLSGRSDSELPVLKFKDGKFKIIQFTDLHWIKGIEYESANDSTRQLMSRLIKLEHPDLVIITGDVVVSGGAAEGWKEVTQPMVEAKVPFAVTFGNHDAEADISTSQALNILKTIPYNVTYNADNNISGVGNCTLPIKSSDGSQDKWVLYLFDSHDYPRDKTFGCYDWIKHDQIDWYRNQSEYYTKESGRILPSLAFFHIPLPEYTQALYIAPFIGNKKEDVCSPNINSGLFSSFVEKKDVLGVFVGHDHNDDYLVDANGKIALAYGRKTGYSSAYKEILERGGRVINLYEDNRSYNTYIETWSDKLNNYTFEQKGQACSYPIAEGTFIQESLVANWDDTRWQQELKLLKDVGMNYLIFAPAMLTDKKEKNRYLYPSSFSSKGEKPSKDLIDICLRNAKKCGLKVFIGLNFNDRWWSVDYTPDWLYKQMEGGNKIADELISLYKKKYGDTMYGWYWVWEVDNLHATTAVNQEILANALNINLDHLNKVTPDMPFMLSPYVNHKVGTADENRKMWESVFSKTHFKNGDIFSPQDCVGAGGLDVEKLPEWFGKMREAVNTKSGLKFWANVETFDHRFWTNASLTRFKEQMEAVDPYVYKIITFAYSHYYSPFQVNKQYHDAYVEYYKTGKLPRLSVSEPVSNLEIKIKNEGTVVLKWKSPKDKSNLMGYYVYKDGVLVANIQNKNIDDINTQFIDKNGNQNNLYEVSSYNAIGEESIKVKTHM; from the coding sequence ATGAGAAGAATGAAAAAAAATATTGTTAAATTTAAAAAGGAATTATTTATTATCTTTTTCCTGATAGGTTGTTTTGCTTATTCGCAAAACACCTATTCAGGAACCTCGTGTGGTAATGGCGCAAGTAATAAAGATAGAGACAATATCAATGGAACTTTATCAGGAAGGAGTGACTCAGAATTGCCCGTTTTAAAATTTAAAGATGGTAAATTCAAAATTATTCAATTTACAGACCTTCATTGGATTAAAGGAATAGAATACGAAAGTGCCAATGATAGTACCCGGCAATTAATGAGTCGGTTAATTAAATTAGAACATCCTGACCTTGTTATTATCACAGGAGATGTAGTTGTGTCGGGAGGTGCTGCTGAAGGATGGAAAGAAGTAACCCAGCCTATGGTTGAAGCTAAGGTCCCTTTTGCCGTAACATTTGGAAACCATGATGCAGAAGCCGATATATCGACATCACAAGCCTTGAATATATTAAAAACTATACCTTATAATGTTACATATAATGCTGATAACAATATTTCAGGTGTAGGAAATTGTACTCTTCCAATTAAATCTTCTGATGGTAGCCAAGACAAATGGGTTCTCTATCTTTTTGACTCACATGATTATCCTAGAGATAAAACTTTTGGGTGTTATGATTGGATAAAGCACGATCAGATTGATTGGTATCGTAATCAAAGTGAGTATTATACAAAAGAATCTGGTCGTATTCTTCCATCCCTTGCATTCTTTCATATACCATTACCTGAATATACGCAAGCATTGTATATTGCTCCTTTTATAGGAAATAAAAAGGAAGATGTATGTTCTCCAAATATAAATTCAGGATTGTTTTCATCATTTGTTGAGAAAAAAGATGTTTTAGGTGTTTTTGTTGGTCATGATCATAATGATGATTATCTAGTCGATGCTAATGGCAAGATAGCTCTAGCTTATGGAAGAAAAACAGGCTATTCCTCTGCATATAAGGAAATTTTGGAAAGAGGAGGCCGGGTAATCAATCTATATGAAGATAATAGAAGTTACAATACTTATATTGAAACATGGTCTGACAAATTAAATAATTACACTTTTGAACAGAAAGGTCAGGCATGTTCTTATCCAATAGCAGAAGGAACTTTTATTCAAGAGTCTTTGGTTGCAAATTGGGATGATACCCGTTGGCAGCAAGAACTGAAATTGCTTAAAGATGTAGGTATGAATTATCTGATTTTTGCACCCGCGATGCTTACAGATAAAAAAGAAAAGAACAGATATCTTTATCCTAGTTCTTTCAGTTCTAAAGGTGAAAAACCATCAAAAGATCTTATTGATATATGTCTTCGGAATGCAAAAAAATGCGGGTTAAAGGTCTTTATAGGATTAAATTTTAATGATAGATGGTGGTCTGTTGATTATACTCCCGATTGGTTATATAAACAGATGGAAGGTGGAAATAAGATTGCAGATGAACTAATATCTCTTTATAAGAAAAAATATGGAGATACTATGTATGGATGGTATTGGGTTTGGGAAGTAGATAATTTGCATGCTACAACGGCTGTAAACCAGGAAATTCTTGCTAATGCTCTTAATATCAATCTGGATCACTTAAATAAAGTAACCCCAGACATGCCTTTTATGCTTTCTCCCTATGTAAATCATAAAGTTGGAACAGCTGATGAGAACCGTAAAATGTGGGAATCTGTTTTTTCCAAAACTCATTTTAAAAATGGGGATATATTTTCGCCTCAGGATTGTGTGGGAGCTGGTGGACTGGATGTAGAGAAACTGCCTGAATGGTTTGGTAAAATGCGGGAGGCTGTAAATACAAAATCTGGTTTAAAGTTTTGGGCAAATGTAGAAACCTTTGATCACCGATTCTGGACAAATGCTTCCCTTACTCGTTTTAAAGAACAAATGGAAGCCGTAGATCCTTACGTTTATAAGATAATAACATTTGCGTATAGTCACTATTACAGCCCATTCCAGGTAAATAAGCAATATCATGATGCTTATGTAGAGTATTATAAAACAGGAAAATTACCTAGGCTATCAGTCTCGGAGCCCGTTTCCAACTTAGAAATCAAAATAAAAAATGAAGGTACAGTTGTCTTGAAATGGAAATCTCCCAAAGATAAAAGTAATTTAATGGGATATTATGTATATAAAGATGGTGTACTTGTGGCAAATATTCAAAACAAAAATATTGATGATATCAATACTCAATTTATTGATAAGAATGGTAACCAGAATAATTTGTATGAGGTATCATCATATAATGCTATCGGAGAAGAATCAATAAAAGTAAAAACTCACATGTAA
- a CDS encoding RagB/SusD family nutrient uptake outer membrane protein, which yields MKRNILKYILATFILVTGSSCSDMLDEKVYTFVSGENLVAAKSYNELVSGAFNALSFGFEWGNYHNIVNFDTDYQTGPTWAFGSLGAGNFYEDGSNINFYKYYYQCIHRAEYHSYLINQMDIAQDVKDNACGELAFLTAWSYFNLVQFYGDLSLYKTSVSEGAPLYIPRSPIKDVYEFIIEELKFAEKGMYSTKDAKYVKGHVSRGAAKALLAKVYCTIGSASMAKGNKISVMEGVPFKFDDNGNKVRVPYPSKQTFEKDQVAGYESFDSKAYYKLAMDKAKELIDLGDFDLYPSQKELWSPASKNGKEFIFSLQTLAGNSTLSNYVATDYAGYIYTDGTLASGYYVQRDHWYQLFDDTDERITWGVIHRFPFNYVTATGKLEYCYYPAKDSVKVRLGLDGYQPTDILRYDANLYGSKLMKFRQISVPLDGNRSDYNWPFMRYAEVLLLYAEADNEVNGGPSSEAIKQVEKLNTRNKSKKASEIGAVTPWTQESFRSYILQERVKEFAAEGIRRFDLLRWGIYLQTMNSIGGVDENEVIKKREKKHLLMPLPADEVNTNPYIETNNPGW from the coding sequence ATGAAACGTAATATTTTAAAATACATATTAGCAACTTTTATACTCGTAACGGGTAGTTCCTGTTCTGACATGCTTGATGAAAAAGTTTATACTTTTGTTTCAGGTGAAAATTTAGTTGCAGCAAAGAGCTATAATGAATTGGTCTCTGGTGCATTCAATGCATTAAGTTTTGGCTTCGAGTGGGGTAATTACCACAATATAGTTAATTTTGATACTGATTATCAAACTGGGCCAACATGGGCTTTTGGATCTTTAGGAGCTGGTAATTTTTATGAAGATGGTTCTAATATTAATTTCTATAAATATTATTACCAATGTATTCATAGGGCTGAATACCATTCTTACTTAATCAATCAGATGGATATTGCTCAGGATGTCAAAGATAATGCATGTGGAGAACTAGCTTTTTTAACAGCATGGTCTTATTTCAATTTGGTTCAGTTTTATGGGGATTTGAGCTTATATAAAACATCTGTATCAGAAGGAGCACCTCTATATATACCGCGTTCTCCTATTAAGGATGTTTATGAGTTCATTATTGAAGAATTAAAATTTGCTGAAAAAGGAATGTATTCTACTAAGGATGCAAAATATGTGAAAGGCCATGTTTCCAGAGGCGCTGCGAAAGCATTACTGGCTAAAGTATATTGTACTATAGGTTCTGCGTCTATGGCAAAAGGGAATAAAATATCCGTAATGGAGGGAGTTCCATTTAAATTTGATGATAATGGTAATAAAGTACGGGTTCCATATCCTTCCAAACAAACATTCGAAAAAGATCAGGTAGCTGGATATGAAAGTTTCGATTCTAAAGCTTATTATAAGTTGGCGATGGATAAAGCAAAAGAACTTATTGATTTAGGCGACTTCGATCTATATCCGTCTCAAAAAGAGCTATGGTCTCCAGCTAGTAAAAATGGAAAAGAATTTATATTCTCTTTACAGACATTGGCCGGTAATTCAACACTAAGTAATTATGTAGCAACTGACTATGCAGGATATATTTACACTGATGGAACTTTAGCTTCTGGTTATTATGTACAACGTGATCATTGGTATCAACTTTTTGATGATACAGATGAACGTATTACATGGGGAGTAATTCACCGTTTTCCTTTTAATTATGTTACAGCTACAGGGAAACTAGAATATTGCTATTATCCTGCTAAAGACAGTGTTAAAGTAAGGCTAGGACTTGACGGTTATCAACCAACCGATATTTTGAGATATGATGCGAATTTATATGGATCTAAACTGATGAAATTTAGACAAATTTCAGTACCATTAGATGGCAATAGAAGTGATTATAACTGGCCATTTATGCGTTATGCCGAAGTGTTGTTGCTTTATGCTGAAGCTGATAATGAAGTTAATGGAGGACCATCGAGTGAGGCCATTAAACAGGTTGAAAAACTTAATACACGAAATAAAAGCAAGAAAGCTTCAGAGATTGGTGCTGTAACTCCTTGGACTCAGGAGTCATTTCGGTCTTATATTCTTCAGGAAAGAGTTAAAGAGTTTGCTGCAGAAGGTATTCGTCGTTTTGACTTACTACGTTGGGGTATTTATCTTCAAACAATGAATTCCATTGGAGGTGTTGATGAAAATGAAGTTATTAAAAAACGTGAAAAAAAGCACCTTTTAATGCCATTGCCTGCTGATGAAGTAAATACAAACCCATATATTGAAACGAACAATCCAGGTTGGTAA